A genomic stretch from Diprion similis isolate iyDipSimi1 chromosome 1, iyDipSimi1.1, whole genome shotgun sequence includes:
- the LOC124407380 gene encoding facilitated trehalose transporter Tret1-like, which yields MVYVPSILPVRILWPQWVGSAGATLVTIVAGLVAGWSSPYLAKLLSDDSPLPITDSEASWIASLINVGRFVGGILTAVSIECFGSRRTMFLIGFPSALGWIFIMFANHVIWLYAARILCGIGMGMTFGAFPIYIGEISDSYIRGALVTLAMNGGAVGNFLGNLMGSYMPMSYFAMITLVLIAIHVLLFALVPESPHHLLRVGKLEEATEAYQWYHRGVEIKKEMEILKDYVFASKSTSFRDRLREFNAPQNRRAGFIIIVLFMFMHLSGTNSLLFYMEIILTRAQVKSILPSSVVVIAGALSIVTGWLAMYLIERSGRRFLLIISSIGVFAAMMCLGLQFALLDYQPAVPVMEWLPIGSMMLYQVFYSVGIMIIPSAVLSELFPANLKSMAACGAGISSGVFAFISSKTYQPMVDAMGEEYVFWFYGFIAILAVPFAIFTMPETKGKSLQEIQEILTDSVTHVKSEKAKGMKNEEV from the exons ATGGTTTACGTACCTTCGATCTTGCCGGTCAGGATTCTGTGGCCGCAATGGGTGGGAAGCGCAGGAG CGACCCTGGTAACAATCGTAGCCGGATTGGTGGCAGGGTGGTCATCACCGTACTTGGCGAAGCTGCTGTCAGATGATTCGCCACTGCCCATAACAGACTCGGAAGCATCATGGATCGCATCACTGATAAACGTAGGAAGATTCGTGGGCGGAATTCTGACGGCAGTTAGCATAGAGTGTTTCGGTAGCAGAAGAACAATGTTCCTAATAGGATTTCCGAGCGCTCTTGGATGGATATTCATCATGTTCGCAAACCACGTAATATGGCTGTACGCAGCGAGGATTCTATGTGGTATCGGTATGGGAATGACCTTTGGCGCGTTCCCGATTTACATCGGAGAAATATCCGACTCCTACATCAGAGGTGCTCTGGTGACACTGGCGATGAACGGTGGAGCGGTGGGAAACTTCCTTGGTAACCTAATGGGATCGTACATGCCAATGTCGTACTTCGCGATGATAACATTGGTTCTGATAGCGATCCACGTTTTGCTCTTCGCACTCGTACCCGAATCGCCTCACCACCTGTTGCGCGTCGGAAAACTCGAGGAGGCGACGGAGGCTTACCAATGGTACCACCGTGGAGTCGAGATCAAAAAGGAGATGGAAATTCTCAAGGATTACGTGTTCGCTTCGAAATCGACCTCGTTTAGAGACCGTCTTCGTGAGTTCAATGCCCCGCAGAACAGGAGGGCCGGCTTCATAATCATCGTCTTGTTCATGTTCATGCACCTCAGCGGAACGAACAGTCTTCTATTCTACATGGAGATAATACTGACCAGAGCCCAGGTCAAGTCTATCTTACCATCGTCTGTCGTCGTTATCGCAGGCGCCCTTTCGATCGTGACGGGATGGCTAGCCATGTACTTGATCGAGAGGTCCGGACGTAGGTTTTTACTCATCATTTCGAGCATTGGAGTTTTCGCTGCGATGATGTGCCTGGGACTGCAGTTCGCTCTGCTCGATTATCAGCCTGCCGTTCCCGTCATGGAGTGGCTGCCCATCGGATCGATGATGCTGTATCAGGTCTTCTACTCCGTTGGTATCATGATCATTCCAAGCGCGGTGCTCAGTGAACTCTTCCCCGCAAATCTGAAGAGCATGGCAGCATGTGGCGCGGGCATATCGTCGGGAGTCTTTGCTTTCATATCCAGCAAGACGTACCAACCGATGGTCGACGCCATGGGCGAGGAGTACGTCTTCTGGTTTTATGGATTCATCGCCATACTCGCCGTACCCTTCGCCATTTTTACGATGCCGGAAACTAAGGGAAAATCTCTGCAGGAGATCCAGGAGATACTGACGGACAGTGTGACGCATGTAAAATCCGAGAAAGCTAAGGGGATGAAAAACGAGGAAGTCTGA
- the LOC124407389 gene encoding facilitated trehalose transporter Tret1-like: MTETCEKERPQKRILWLQWTGGLGALLLLFISGLMIGWTSPYIAKLTAPDSPLPINKAQASWVASLMNFGRLTGAVPGAASVYYFGGKRTLFFITIPMVVGWISVIIANSVVWLYIARFVSGLSMGMCYSSFPLYLGEIASPKIRGSLVTLASCGAPVGMLCGNIIGAYVEMSVFAYICLAPTIVAILLFLWLPESPHHLLRTNQFEKAEKAIARYNPEANVHAEVKSLQSFLTASKSQTFRSKLREFNIPQNRKAGLIIIGLYLFMQLSGLNSVLFYLETILTNGGLTFVPPATMVMIGSGAAISGAVGAIYLAAKCGRRTLLIASCAGTVISLVLMGTHFALLNGGSDPVNLQWLITSSVLMYEVSVHVGLCPVPSIVLSELFAPNIKSMAACIASVSVGLFAFLSSKTYQPLVDMMGEAYVFWMHATFIVIEIIFAWVFLLETKGKSLQEIQDALHKQ, translated from the exons ATGACCGAAACGTGCGAAAAAGAACGTCCGCAAAAGCGTATTTTGTGGTTACAATGGACTGGAGGCCTGGGAG CTTTGCTGCTGCTCTTCATCTCTGGATTGATGATAGGATGGACGTCACCTTACATCGCCAAGCTAACAGCCCCCGATTCACCATTACCGATTAACAAAGCCCAGGCTTCCTGGGTGGCTTCGTTGATGAACTTTGGTCGACTGACGGGAGCAGTGCCTGGAGCAGCCAGCGTTTATTATTTCGGAGGCAAACGGACACTGTTTTTCATCACAATCCCTATGGTCGTCGGCTGGATCTCTGTCATAATAGCCAATTCCGTAGTCTGGTTGTACATAGCGAGATTCGTCAGTGGACTGAGCATGGGAATGTGCTACAGTAGTTTTCCACTCTATCTTGGAGAAATCGCCAGCCCCAAGATTCGAGGATCGTTGGTGACGTTGGCGAGCTGTGGAGCTCCGGTGGGAATGCTTTGCGGGAACATAATTGGCGCATACGTTGAAATGTCAGTCTTCGCGTACATATGCCTTGCACCAACCATCGTCGCCATACTTCTCTTTCTGTGGCTTCCCGAGTCGCCGCACCATCTGCTCCGAACAAACCAATTCGAGAAAGCGGAAAAGGCGATCGCAAGATACAACCCAGAAGCGAATGTCCACGCTGAAGTGAAATCCCTTCAGAGCTTTCTCACTGCTTCTAAATCCCAGACGTTCCGAAGTAAACTGCGAGAATTCAATATTCCCCAAAATCGGAAGGCTGGGCTCATTATCATCGGGCTTTACTTGTTCATGCAGTTGAGTGGACTCAATAGCGTCTTGTTTTACTTAGAAACTATTTTGACGAATGGCGGATTGACCTTTGTACCACCGGCCACGATGGTCATGATAGGCAGCGGAGCTGCGATTTCTGGTGCAGTAGGGGCGATTTATTTGGCTGCTAAATGTGGACGAAGGACGTTGCTTATCGCTTCCTGTGCTGGAACTGTCATATCGTTGGTTCTTATGGGAACACATTTCGCCCTTTTAAACGGTGGATCTGATCCTGTTAATCTGCAATGGCTGATAACATCGTCCGTCCTTATGTACGAAGTTTCTGTTCACGTTGGACTCTGTCCTGTTCCTAGTATAGTACTCAGCGAATTATTTGCTCCGAATATAAAGAGCATGGCAGCTTGTATAGCCAGCGTTTCAGTTGGACTCTTCGCCTTTCTTTCCTCCAAAACTTATCAACCCCTGGTAGACATGATGGGCGAAGCTTACGTATTCTGGATGCATGCAACCTTtattgtaattgaaataatatttgccTGGGTATTTTTGCTGGAAACGAAGGGTAAATCTCTTCAGGAAATACAAGATGCATTGCATAAACAATAG
- the LOC124407397 gene encoding facilitated trehalose transporter Tret1-like — MFLNTKIGSWFKDTLWTQWIAGITTFLMLLTIGLKIGWTSPYTAQLMSEDSPLPLTSDEVSWVASLMNVGRLIGAIFGCIGVEWLGRKRTLTIVGFPILLAWICIIVADSVAWLYASRLLAGLSLGISFSSFPIFLGEISDPKIRGTLVTLTVSGMAVGTLTGNIMGANLSMTTFSYISLVPNACFVLLLLWLPESPHFLIRVGKTEEAMKSIARYNPKVDPEIEYKAMRCYIESSGSPTVKERLREFNMPENRRAMIITIVLYFFMQFSGMNSIIYYLETVFTSAGVSVIQPATLVIMTSGASVLTGWVAVCIADKFRRKVLMIFSSAGVSVTMMGLGVHFSLLENGFDPDSLQWLPIVTILLFMITFCVGMIGVPSMILSELFTPNIKSVAAGMIGILSGLFAFGATKSYQPLLDTVGEAWVYWLHALLMMFCTIFSAIWIPETKGKSLQEIQDLLMKK; from the exons ATGTTTCTAAATACCAAAATCGGTAGCTGGTTCAAAGACACCTTATGGACGCAATGGATCGCAGGAATAACAA caTTCTTAATGTTGCTCACAATTGGCCTGAAAATCGGATGGACCTCGCCATACACGGCGCAGCTAATGTCAGAAGATTCGCCACTTCCATTGACCTCCGACGAGGTATCCTGGGTTGCATCCCTGATGAATGTAGGCCGACTGATAGGGGCGATATTCGGCTGCATCGGGGTCGAATGGCTCGGTAGAAAACGAACGTTGACAATCGTTGGTTTTCCAATATTACTAGCCTGGATTTGTATAATCGTCGCCGACTCTGTAGCGTGGCTCTACGCATCGAGGCTTTTAGCCGGGCTAAGCTTAGGAATATCATTCAGCagctttccaatttttcttggTGAAATTTCGGATCCAAAAATTAGAGGCACGCTGGTAACTCTCACCGTTTCCGGAATGGCCGTGGGAACACTAACCGGTAATATAATGGGCGCCAACCTCTCGATGACGACGTTTTCTTACATAAGCCTGGTACCAAACGCGTGCTTCGTCCTCCTCTTACTCTGGCTGCCTGAATCTCCTCACTTTCTAATACGCGTTGGAAAAACAGAGGAGGCGATGAAATCTATAGCCCGATATAACCCGAAGGTAGATCCCGAGATCGAGTACAAAGCAATGAGGTGCTACATCGAAAGCTCGGGTTCTCCGACAGTCAAAGAACGGCTACGAGAGTTCAACATGCCGGAGAATAGACGAGCCATGATCATCACGATCGTACTTTACTTCTTCATGCAGTTCAGCGGGATGAATTCTATAATTTATTACTTAGAAACGGTTTTCACTTCTGCCGGGGTGAGCGTTATCCAGCCCGCTACGTTAGTGATTATGACCAGCGGAGCATCAGTTTTGACCGGATGGGTGGCGGTCTGCATAGCTGATAAATTCAGACGTAAAGTACTGATGATATTCTCGAGCGCTGGAGTTTCCGTGACCATGATGGGCTTGGGAGTACACTTTTCTCTATTGGAGAACGGGTTTGATCCTGACTCGTTGCAATGGCTGCCAATCGTAACTATATTACTTTTTATGATTACTTTCTGCGTTGGAATGATTGGCGTACCTAGCATGATCCTCAGCGAGCTCTTCACCCCTAATATAAAGAGTGTGGCGGCCGGTATGATTGGCATTTTGAGTGGACTATTCGCCTTTGGAGCAACTAAGTCTTACCAACCATTATTAGACACCGTAGGAGAGGCTTGGGTTTACTGGCTGCACGCGTTGCTGATGATGTTCTGCACTATCTTTTCTGCAATTTGGATACCCGAAACAAAAGGCAAATCACTACAGGAAATTCAAGATTTATTGATGAAAAAGTAG
- the LOC124407407 gene encoding facilitated trehalose transporter Tret1-2 homolog translates to MAFIRNISRLENFLWLQWFAAMTALLMSITVGLMVGWTSPYLLRLTAEDSEIPITPDEASWVASLLNLGRFLGAFVGGVCVEYLGSKQTLTALGIPLIVAWICIMVADSVAWLYVARILGGMSLGMSFSSCPLYLGEVSSPTIRGTVVTLAMSGFAFGTTIGNAMGVYLPMNVFAYISIVPSIFFVLIFLWIPQSPHYLVRTGKLEQAEKSMARYNPGANSKLEVKYLKDFVVARDDMSFMDRMREMNVPQNRQAMIISIMLFFFMQFSGTNSFVYYMEITLTDAGITFVAPATLVITLGVLGIAAGWVSVFIADKFRRKALMIFSSAGISVSMAAFGTHFALLDSGFDPEMLQWLPVTASVLFVLFISMGLIPVPNMILSEIFAPNIKSVAACFASVSIGLFSFTATRTFQPLMTVIGESGVFWLHSFLMVLSVVFAAIWMPETKGKTLQEIQDNLTAK, encoded by the exons ATGGCTTTCATCAGGAATATTAGTCGGCTAGAAAACTTTCTTTGGCTGCAATGGTTCGCCGCGATGACAG CATTACTGATGTCAATCACTGTGGGGCTGATGGTTGGTTGGACATCGCCGTATCTACTGCGATTAACAGCGGAGGATTCAGAAATTCCGATAACTCCGGACGAGGCTTCCTGGGTGGCCTCACTTTTGAATCTGGGTCGATTCCTAGGAGCGTTCGTTGGCGGAGTTTGCGTCGAGTACTTGGGAAGCAAGCAGACCTTGACCGCTCTCGGTATACCTTTGATAGTAGCATGGATCTGCATCATGGTCGCGGATTCAGTGGCTTGGCTGTACGTGGCCAGGATTCTGGGTGGTATGTCGCTGGGGATGTCATTCAGTAGCTGTCCTCTTTACCTCGGCGAAGTCTCCAGTCCAACGATCCGAGGGACTGTAGTGACTTTAGCGATGTCCGGATTCGCGTTCGGCACGACGATCGGCAACGCCATGGGCGTCTACCTGCCGATGAACGTCTTTGCCTACATCAGCATCGTCCCGAgcattttcttcgttttaataTTCCTATGGATCCCCCAATCTCCTCATTATCTCGTACGCACGGGAAAACTGGAACAAGCTGAGAAATCGATGGCCCGATACAATCCAGGCGCAAACAGCAAGCTCGAGGTGAAGTATCTGAAGGATTTCGTCGTCGCCCGCGATGATATGTCGTTCATGGACCGCATGCGAGAGATGAATGTCCCACAGAACCGACAGGCCATGATTATCTCCATCATGCTTTTCTTCTTCATGCAGTTCAGCGGAACAAACTCGTTCGTTTACTATATGGAAATAACTCTGACTGATGCAGGAATCACGTTCGTGGCTCCGGCCACTTTGGTCATTACACTTGGTGTTCTTGGAATTGCGGCCGGTTGGGTATCAGTCTTCATAGCCGATAAGTTCAGGCGGAAAGCGCTGATGATTTTTTCGAGCGCTGGAATTTCAGTGAGCATGGCAGCCTTCGGTACACACTTTGCTCTACTGGACAGCGGATTTGATCCGGAAATGTTGCAGTGGCTTCCAGTTACAGCCTCGGTACTTTTCGTATTGTTTATCTCCATGGGACTTATTCCTGTTCCGAACATGATCCTCAGTGAGATATTTGCTCCGAACATCAAGAGCGTGGCAGCCTGCTTCGCCAGTGTTTCGATCGGTCTCTTCTCTTTCACCGCAACGAGAACTTTTCAACCTTTAATGACCGTTATTGGAGAGTCTGGGGTCTTCTGGCTGCACTCTTTTCTCATGGTACTGTCTGTAGTTTTCGCTGCTATTTGGATGCCGGAAACGAAGGGAAAAACACTTCAGGAAATTCAAGATAATTTAACAGCGAAATAA
- the LOC124407424 gene encoding facilitated trehalose transporter Tret1-like, whose amino-acid sequence MTSRQPSESQKDRLWMQWTGSVGAMIMLFVCGMMGGWTSPYLAKLTSQDSPLPITSEEASWVASLLNFGRLVGAVPGAVSVYYFGSKRTLFLNGFPLIIGCVCTIVADSVIWLYVARLISGLCIGMSYSSFPIYLGEISSPATRGALVTLACSGSSVGVFAGNVIGAYVSMTVFAYISLVPTAIFMLLFLWMPESPHYFIRLDKMEEARESIARYHPGVNIEAELKSLQDFIHAIQSHSLADKLREFNVPANRKAGIIVVLLYVFMQLSGVNSVLFYLEIILTYGRLTVISPATMVTIGGTTAIFGGLTTVYLAAKCGRKTLLIASCVGVAVSLIILGTDFVLLSNGFDSAQLQWTLVSSVIIYHVFVYIGLCPVPNIVLSELFAPNIKNMAACIASISVGLFAFISTKIYQPLVNVMGEAYVFWMYAAFMVIGIIFTLIAMPETKGKSLQEIQAILHKK is encoded by the exons ATGACTTCGAGGCAGCCTAGTGAGTCGCAAAAGGATCGATTGTGGATGCAATGGACTGGAAGTGTGGGAG CCATGATAATGCTCTTCGTGTGCGGCATGATGGGCGGATGGACGTCGCCGTATCTAGCCAAGCTAACTTCCCAAGATTCACCACTTCCGATTACCTCCGAAGAAGCTTCCTGGGTAGCGTCACTGTTGAACTTTGGACGACTCGTAGGAGCAGTACCCGGAGCAGTGAGCGTTTATTATTTCGGAAGTAAAAGAACGCTATTTCTCAATGGTTTTCCGCTAATCATCGGCTGTGTTTGCACCATCGTGGCTGATTCCGTGATCTGGTTGTACGTAGCAAGATTGATTAGCGGACTGTGCATAGGGATGTCCTACAGCAGCTTCCCGATCTATCTCGGAGAAATTTCCAGTCCCGCGACTCGAGGAGCTTTGGTGACGTTGGCGTGCAGCGGTTCGTCAGTGGGAGTCTTTGCTGGAAACGTGATTGGTGCCTACGTTTCAATGACAGTCTTTGCCTACATAAGTCTTGTGCCAACCGCGATTTTCATGCTCCTTTTCCTGTGGATGCCCGAATCTCCTCACTACTTTATTCGTTTGGACAAGATGGAAGAAGCCAGAGAGTCAATAGCGAGGTACCATCCCGGAGTGAACATTGAGGCTGAGTTAAAGTCTCTCCAAGATTTCATCCACGCGATTCAATCCCATTCGTTAGCGGATAAACTTCGAGAGTTCAATGTACCCGCAAACCGAAAAGCCGGCATCATCGTCGTGCTGCTTTACGTTTTCATGCAGCTAAGTGGAGTTAACAGCGTGTTGTTTTACTTGGAAATCATCCTGACCTATGGCAGATTGACCGTCATTTCACCAGCTACAATGGTCACAATAGGCGGTACGACTGCTATTTTTGGTGGATTAACGACTGTTTACTTGGCTGCCAAATGCGGAAGAAAGACTTTGCTTATCGCTTCCTGCGTCGGTGTTGCCGTATCGTTGATTATTTTAGGAACAGATTTTGTCCTTTTAAGCAACGGATTTGACTCTGCTCAACTTCAGTGGACACTCGTATCGTCTGTAATTATTTACCATGTGTTTGTCTATATAGGACTCTGTCCTGTTCCTAATATCGTGCTCAGTGAGTTGTTTGCTCCGAATATAAAGAACATGGCAGCTTGTATTGCCAGTATTTCAGTTGGACTTTTTGCCTTCATTTCCACGAAAATATACCAACCCCTGGTGAATGTTATGGGCGAAGCTTACGTATTTTGGATGTACGCCGCCTTTATGGTAATAGGTATTATATTCACGCTGATAGCTATGCCAGAAACAAAGGGTAAATCTCTTCAAGAGATCCAAGCTATTTTGCATAAGAAATAA
- the LOC124407431 gene encoding facilitated trehalose transporter Tret1-like: MISKFTSKHSHWLQWVSAMAAQQMLFVGGLMLGWSSPYLAQLTAPDSPLPITTDEASWVASLISMGRLLGAVLGAVSVQYFGSKRTLILIGFPFILSWICLIVANSVVWLYVARFSSGVSIGMAFSSFPLFIGEISSPTIRGALVTLSTTGLPVGTLAGNIIGAYISMAIFSYISLVPTVSFIILFLWLPESPHQLVRKGKLEAAEKSILRYNPKADVKVEVAALNDFITSSIALTFMDRLREFNIPRNRKAGIIVVLLYTFMQFSGLNSVTFYMEIILTDAKLTIIDPAMMVIILGALGIVAGWLAMYMADRLGRKILMAGSSLGVALSMVALGVHFILLGQGFDPESLQWLPILSLVSYQVFVYLGVTPVPSMILSEIFAPNIKSMAACLASISAGLTGFISSKTYQPLVDVFGEAYVFWIQAAIMVIAMIFTLVVVPETKGKSLQEIQQLLMNK; the protein is encoded by the exons ATGATATCAAAATTCACGTCCAAGCATAGCCATTGGTTACAATGGGTCAGCGCTATGGCAG CTCAACAGATGCTATTCGTCGGCGGGTTGATGCTGGGCTGGTCATCACCGTACCTGGCTCAATTGACAGCCCCGGATTCACCACTGCCCATAACAACAGACGAAGCGTCTTGGGTAGCATCGCTGATCAGCATGGGTCGGTTATTAGGAGCCGTTCTTGGAGCAGTCAGCGTTCAATATTTCGGAAGTAAAAGAACGCTGATCTTGATCGGTTTCCCATTCATCCTCAGCTGGATTTGCCTCATCGTTGCGAATTCCGTAGTTTGGCTGTACGTGGCGAGGTTCTCCTCCGGAGTGAGTATAGGCATGGCTTTCAGCAGCTTTCCCCTTttcatcggagaaatttcaagcCCTACGATTCGAGGAGCGTTGGTGACCCTTTCGACGACTGGACTGCCGGTCGGAACGCTAGCTGGCAATATAATCGGTGCCTACATCTCGATGGCGATCTTCTCCTACATCAGTCTTGTGCCTACCGTCTCTTTCATCATCCTCTTTCTCTGGTTACCGGAGTCTCCTCATCAACTCGTTCGCAAGGGGAAACTCGAAGCTGCAGAGAAGTCGATACTCAGATACAACCCAAAGGCAGACGTCAAAGTCGAAGTAGCCGCACTTAACGATTTTATAACCAGCTCAATCGCTCTGACATTCATGGATCGACTGCGAGAATTTAATATACCGCGAAATCGGAAGGCTGGTATCATCGTCGTCCTCTTGTACACGTTCATGCAATTTAGCGGATTAAACAGCGTGACATTTTACATGGAGATCATCTTGACTGATGCCAAGCTGACCATCATCGACCCTGCTATGATGGTCATAATTCTTGGGGCACTCGGAATCGTTGCCGGATGGCTCGCGATGTACATGGCCGATAGGTTAGGTCGGAAGATTTTGATGGCCGGCTCGAGTCTCGGAGTAGCGTTGTCCATGGTGGCCCTTGGAGTGCATTTTATTCTTCTCGGACAAGGCTTTGACCCCGAGTCATTGCAATGGCTGCCAATACTATCCCTGGTAAGTTACCAGGTGTTTGTCTATCTGGGAGTGACACCCGTTCCCAGTATGATTCTCAGCGAGATATTCGCGCCCAACATAAAAAGCATGGCAGCTTGCTTGGCAAGCATTTCTGCGGGATTGACTGGATTCATTTCCTCTAAGACTTATCAACCGCTAGTAGATGTTTTTGGCGAGGCATACGTCTTTTGGATTCAGGCAGCGATAATGGTTATTGCAATGATATTCACGCTGGTTGTCGTGCCGGAAACGAAGGGAAAATCGTTACAAGAGATTCAGCAATTGCTGATGAACAAGTAA